The following proteins are co-located in the Schistocerca nitens isolate TAMUIC-IGC-003100 chromosome 2, iqSchNite1.1, whole genome shotgun sequence genome:
- the LOC126236696 gene encoding uncharacterized protein LOC126236696 — protein sequence MAADERAARREARRRRILENSENRLQRITGRYESGSDAKAEYSTTGEEATTWKSSIQKDAINGLVRPVKIQQKTEEHYESAGSKYADEILRRVQNCNIPYSRLDSPIDETSNEATTGVKVVEQRTHRSRFFVWNLHFVCTAVITRTLFAFGLGYLFSELVFLPLLLLLLSEILLTKTVNSSSTYGILGGALILIGLPSHLVTTCAYCASVATHLIGVFAIYLVSFTLTDCVINSVTSADSG from the exons ATGGCAGCTGATGAGAGAGCGGCTCGTAGAGAAGCTAGAAGGCGAAGAATTTTAGAAAATTCGGAGAACAGGTTGCAGAGAATAACAGGAAGATATGAGAGCGGGTCAGATG CAAAAGCGGAGTATTCAACAACAGGTGAAGAAGCAACGACGTGGAAGAGTAGCATTCAAAAGGATGCGATAAATGGGCTTGTTAGGCCTGTAAAAATCCAGCAGAAAACTGAAGAACACTATGAGAGTGCTGGAAGTAAATATGCAGACGAAATACTAAGAAGAGTGCAAAATTGCAACATACCGTACAGCAGATTAGACAGTCCAATAGATGAAACTTCTAATGAGGCGACAACAGGAGTTAAAGTAGTGGAGCAGCGAACCCACAGGTCACGGTTTTTTGTGTGGAATCTGCATTTTGTTTGTACGGCAGTaatcacaagaacattatttgcctTTGGACTAGGGTACTTATTTAGTGAG CTTGTGTTTTTACCATTACTGCTTCTGCTGCTGAGTGAAATACTGCTGACCAAAACAGTTAATAGCTCAAGCACTTACGGCATTTTGGGAGGAGCTCTGATATTGATAGGACTGCCTTCACATTTAGTGACGACTTGTGCCTATTGTGCCTCTGTAGCTACCCATCTGATTGGTGTTTTTGCCATCTACCTGGTTTCATTTACACTCACTGACTGTGTTATCAACTCAGTGACTTCTGCAGACAGTGGGTAG